CCTCGCCCTGCACGCGATCGCCGAAGTCCAGAAAGCTGGAGGCGTCGCCGCCTTCGTCGACGCCGAGCACGCCCTCGATCCTTCCTACTCAGCGGCCCTGGGCGTCGACATCGAGAACCTCCTGGTTTCCCAGCCCGACACCGGTGAAATGGGCCTCGAACTCGTCGATCAGCTGGTGCGCTCCGCCGCCGTTGACATCGTCGTGGTCGACTCCGTCGCCGCCCTCACCCCCCGCGCCGAGATCGAAGGGGAAATGGGCGACGCGCAGGTCGGCTCCCAGGCTCGCCTGATGAGCCAAGCCATGCGCAAAATCACCGGCAACATCGGCAAATCCGGCTGCACCGTGATTTTCCTCAACCAGCTGCGCCAAAAAATCGGCATCAGCTACGGCAACCCCGAAACAACCACCGGCGGCAACGCCCTCAAGTTCTACGCCTCGGTGCGCCTCGACATTCGCCGCATCCAGACCCTCAAAAAAGGCACCGAAGAGTTTGGCATTCGCGCCAAAGTCAAAGTCGCCAAAAACAAAGTCGCCCCGCCCTTCCGGATTGCCGAATTTGACATCATCTTTGGCAAAGGCATCTCGCGCCTGGGCTGCCTGATGGATCTGGCCGAAGAGACCGGCGTCGTTAGCCGCAAGGGAGCCTGGTACAGCTATAACGGCGACAACATCGGCCAGGGACGCGACAACGCCATCAAGTATCTCGAAGAGAACCCTGAGCTGGCGCAAACCGTGGAGCAGCTGGTCCGGCAAAAGCTCGACACGGGCGCAACGGTTTCTGCCAACACCATTGCCCCAACTGCGGAGGACGGTCTAGCCGAAGAGGAGATCCTCGAAGAAGACGCGTAAACCGCTGCCTACCGCGCTGGGATCGGCGTCCTAGCGCGGCAGGCAGCCATCGAGGCCCTGCCGCCGCAGGGCGCGATCGAGGATCGCTTCTTGCTGCGCAGAGCTGAGCTGGGGGGCTTTGGTTCCAAGGAATGGCGGAACCGAAGCCTGGTGGCTGGAGGGCTGGCCGCTTTTGTAGTACAAAAAGGTTTGCTCCTGTGGCGGGACATGGGGCTCGCTGGGGGAAGATTCCGGTGCTTTACCCGAGGCCATAGAAGCTGTGTCTTCCTCGTCGCAGTGCTTGAGGGGGATGTCTTGGAGCAGTTCGAGCAGGTCGCTGGGGACTTCTGGCACCTCTTGGGCGCGATCGCACAGGAAGAAGGCAAAAGACAAGCTGCCCAGCCGAACGCGATCGCCATCTTGGAGCAAGCGGCGCTGCTGGATTTGCTCCCCGTTGACGAAGGTTCCATTGGTGCTGCTCAAATCCACCACAGAAAAGCCTTCTCCCGGTCGGTACTGCACGACTGCGTGGCGACGGGACAGACGCTTGTCCGGGATCGAAATGGCCGCGTGGCGATCGCGCCCCAGCAGCCACACATGCTGCGGCTGAAAGAGCGACTGCGTCTGCCCTTGATTGAGCAAATTTGTAATCAAATACACCTGGTCGTTATGGACCACGCCCTGGATATATTGCAGCGAAACCTTGGACAGGGTTCGGTTGCCAAAGCTCTCCAGCTCCAGAATCTCGTCTAGGAGACTGCGGTGGTGATCGTATAACCGCAAAAACACCTGGTAGAGACCCAGACGTTTCTCCAGTTCCGCATTTTCTGAAGAATCCAAAATCTGAAGGGAATAAGCGGCTAGAGAATGAGGATCAATCATATGGGTCCAGCCATTTCAGTAACACGGCAACAACGGAAGGATTTAGATGGGCACAAGCGTTGTCTGAACAGTGCATCCAAGCAGGTACGTAGCGCACCTACTAGTAGTAACCAGCAGCATTGAGGTATTTCCAGACGGCTAGCTGGCTTGTGAAGGGTCAGTTGGAGGCATCAGCCCGCACTGCTATTTCTGCTCTTAGCCCTCAGCTTCACGCAGCGCGCGATGACTCGAGGAACGCTGACAAAAGACATCAGCGTGACCCGGCTGACGGGGTCTATCTAGACTGTACAAGCACAAAAGCGCGATCGCGCCATCCACAACCTCGGCTTAACACCTACAGTGCATTGACGTTGCATCGTCCCAAGTTGTTTGGCTGGTTTTGCTGCCCACTGGGCGATCCTGGCGATCGCCCTATCCATGCTTTGAACACCCTGAGTCTCGTTCTCTTGGACCAGCCTTTGGGGAGAGAGGCTCCTGAAAAACGCTCGCCGAGAGCACTTTCCTCAGGGGATCTTCTCTCTCTCACCCTACGCTGTCCGCCGGTCTTCTCAGAACCGCACGATTACGGGAAGTCCCTGTCCGGGAATCACGGGATACGGATACTGAGTCTCTAGTCAGGCCGCAAAAATTCAAGAAGTTCTCGATTCACAGTGTAGGGAACTTCCTGCTGAATCCAGTGGCCGCAATCTGCCACAAACTTGAGCTGAAACGGTGCCGCAATCAGCGATTCTAGGTTGTCCGTCAGGCTGTGGCTGAGCAAGGCGTCGTCCTTGCCCCATAGAACCAGCGTCGGTGCGGTGATGGGGGTTGGGGAACTGCCCCAGTTGCGCCGCCAGTTCTGGGGCGACCAAAACTGACGGTAGTAGTTGAGAGCGGCTGCCAAGACGCCGGGCTTTTCGAGGGCGGCCTGGTAGATGCGCGTTGCCTCGGCTGAGAAGGCACTTTTGCGGATGGACTGCTCTTGGAAGACAGCTTTGACAAAGTCCCGCAGGTTTTGCTGGATCAGCCACTCGGGCAGCCCTGGAATCTGAAAGGCGAAGATGTACCAGCTGCGCCGAAACTGATCGAGGTTGCTGGCGATTTCTTTGAGGAAGCGGTAGGGGTGGGGCGCGTTGAGGATGGCCAGTCGGTTGAGCGATTGGGGAAACTTGTGGGCCAGATGCCAGGCGATCGCCCCGCCCCAGTCATGACCAACGACGTGGGCTCGCTGATATCCCAGATTTTGGATCAGGCCGTGGATATCGGCGGTGAGGGTGTCAAGGTCGTAGCCGCTGAGGGGCTTGTCGG
This genomic stretch from Geitlerinema sp. PCC 7407 harbors:
- the recA gene encoding recombinase RecA, producing the protein MAPKTSSENTEKQKALNLVLSQIERNFGKGSIMRLGDASRMKVETISSGAITLDLALGGGLPKGRVIEIYGPESSGKTTLALHAIAEVQKAGGVAAFVDAEHALDPSYSAALGVDIENLLVSQPDTGEMGLELVDQLVRSAAVDIVVVDSVAALTPRAEIEGEMGDAQVGSQARLMSQAMRKITGNIGKSGCTVIFLNQLRQKIGISYGNPETTTGGNALKFYASVRLDIRRIQTLKKGTEEFGIRAKVKVAKNKVAPPFRIAEFDIIFGKGISRLGCLMDLAEETGVVSRKGAWYSYNGDNIGQGRDNAIKYLEENPELAQTVEQLVRQKLDTGATVSANTIAPTAEDGLAEEEILEEDA
- a CDS encoding FHA domain-containing protein, which gives rise to MIDPHSLAAYSLQILDSSENAELEKRLGLYQVFLRLYDHHRSLLDEILELESFGNRTLSKVSLQYIQGVVHNDQVYLITNLLNQGQTQSLFQPQHVWLLGRDRHAAISIPDKRLSRRHAVVQYRPGEGFSVVDLSSTNGTFVNGEQIQQRRLLQDGDRVRLGSLSFAFFLCDRAQEVPEVPSDLLELLQDIPLKHCDEEDTASMASGKAPESSPSEPHVPPQEQTFLYYKSGQPSSHQASVPPFLGTKAPQLSSAQQEAILDRALRRQGLDGCLPR
- a CDS encoding alpha/beta fold hydrolase; translated protein: MTALASSSWQHCFVETNRIRLHCVTQGEGDLVVLLHGFPEFWYSWRYQIPALARHFKVVVPDLRGYNDSDKPLSGYDLDTLTADIHGLIQNLGYQRAHVVGHDWGGAIAWHLAHKFPQSLNRLAILNAPHPYRFLKEIASNLDQFRRSWYIFAFQIPGLPEWLIQQNLRDFVKAVFQEQSIRKSAFSAEATRIYQAALEKPGVLAAALNYYRQFWSPQNWRRNWGSSPTPITAPTLVLWGKDDALLSHSLTDNLESLIAAPFQLKFVADCGHWIQQEVPYTVNRELLEFLRPD